The following proteins are co-located in the Silene latifolia isolate original U9 population chromosome 1, ASM4854445v1, whole genome shotgun sequence genome:
- the LOC141646122 gene encoding uncharacterized protein LOC141646122, translated as MRDWVEARWREMGVREQARFMVGCWALWEHRNKVVFYQREVDPGAVIKRTWDVVEEIDGGGCGNGGNEDGGRRSQVQGRRKGWEKPQEGFVKVNVDAGVKEDNGVSLGVVCRDCEGRVLWGVSCVQEQVWEPQVAQAVAVLEGVKEAHRRGNSMVMIESDCLHVIDALKRKAKGRSVLALVIDDILAASSSFVSVLWSYTCRVNNSVAHALAHLFPRIVGRVVWSDDLPPIVNNAVSFDLY; from the coding sequence ATGCGTGATTGGGTTGAGGCAAGGTGGAGGGAGATGGGGGTGCGGGAACAAGCGAGGTTTATGGTGGGGTGTTGGGCATTATGGGAGCATCGAAATAAGGTTGTTTTTTACCAACGAGAGGTTGATCCGGGGGCAGTGATTAAGAGGACTTGGGACGTGGTAGAGGAGATTGATGGCGGAGGATGCGGGAATGGGGGGAACGAGGATGGTGGGAGACGAAGCCAGGTGCAGGGACGGAGGAAGGGATGGGAGAAGCCACAGGAAGGTTTTGTAAAAGTTAATGTTGATGCGGGTGTTAAGGAGGATAACGGGGTGAGTTTGGGGGTGGTTTGTCGGGACTGTGAAGGTCGAGTTTTGTGGGGTGTCTCATGTGTACAGGAGCAGGTCTGGGAGCCACAAGTAGCTCAGGCGGTGGCCGTTCTTGAAGGAGTTAAGGAAGCGCATCGGAGAGGAAATTCTATGGTCATGATCGAAAGCGATTGCCTACACGTTATTGATGCTCTCAAAAGGAAGGCCAAAGGAAGAAGTGTTTTGGCGTTAGTCATAGACGATATTTTAGCTGCTAGTAGTTCTTTTGTTTCTGTTTTATGGTCTTATACTTGTCGTGTTAACAATAGCGTAGCTCATGCACTTGCTCATTTGTTTCCTAGGATCGTTGGTAGGGTTGTATGGTCGGATGATTTACCTCCGATCGTAAACAATGCTGTCTCGTTTGATTTATATTAA